Proteins from one Panicum virgatum strain AP13 chromosome 7K, P.virgatum_v5, whole genome shotgun sequence genomic window:
- the LOC120641046 gene encoding uncharacterized protein LOC120641046: MDLVAGGVLHGRLPIRPLRFPLVLRSLPSPAVAVSAALPGCPCPPIVRRNAPAVVPFAKKKRKGYRDDPPDEEAADGLVDEWEEDEEVEEGEDFDDDDEDIMDEEGEDDYDFEDDFESDEEQDLYVGDGGAGGGISLAGTWWDKEVLALAEQVSASFDDDLKIYAFKTAANLTIRVRIEKMSTRYGSPTIDDIEAYTIAYRAKLDDAESAGKIPQNISLEVSSPGVERVVCIPEELERFKERAMYVRYTTTSDEAATPQEGDGVLRLVSYDMDLGECTWGVADVKINRQQAGKGRPLSKKQREWRLQTPFESLKLVRLYSEC, encoded by the exons ATGGATTTGGTCGCCGGAGGAGTGCTCCACGGGCGCTTGCCTATCAGGCCATTGCGATTTCCCCTTGTGCTCCGCTCGCTGCCCTCCCCTGCCGTGGCGGTGAGTGCGGCGCTCCCTGGGTGCCCATGCCCGCCAATCGTTCGTCGGAATGCGCCAGCGGTGGTGCCGTTcgccaagaagaagaggaaggggtaCAGGGACGACCCGCcggacgaggaggcggcggatggTTTGGTCGATGAgtgggaggaggacgaggaggtggaagagggggaggatttcgacgacgacgatgaag ATATAATGGATGAGGAGGGCGAGGATGACTATGACTTTGAAGATGATTTCGAGAGTGACGAAGAACAGGATCTTTAC GTTGGAGATGGAGGTGCTGGAGGTGGTATATCACTTGCTGGCACATGGTGGGACAAGGAAGTATTGGCTTTGGCAGAGCAGGTCTCAGCATCATTCGATGATGACTTGAAAATCTATGCTTTTAAGACAGCTGCAAATTTAACCATCAGAGTACGCATTGAGAAGATGTCCACTAG GTACGGTTCTCCAACAATAGATGACATTGAAGCATACACAATCGCATACCGTGCTAAGTTGGACGATGCAGAGTCAGCGGGAAAGATACCACAGAACATATCCTTGGAG GTGTCATCCCCTGGCGTGGAGAGGGTTGTCTGTATCCCTGAAGAGCTCGAACGCTTCAAAGAACGCGCGATGTATGTAAGATACACTACAACAAGCGATGAGGCAGCCACACCTCAGGAAGGCGATGGTGTGCTGAGGCTAGTCTCCTATGACATGGACCTGGGAGAGTGCACCTGGGGCGTAGCCGATGTGAAGATAAACCGACAGCAGGCCGGCAAGGGCAGGCCCCTgagcaagaagcagagggaatgGCGGCTGCAGACGCCGTTCGAGTCGCTGAAGCTGGTCAGGCTGTACTCTGAATGTTGA
- the LOC120641045 gene encoding probable pectinesterase/pectinesterase inhibitor 51, with protein MPRGHGGHHHAIHRRGRLLLPLAAAAAALLLLALLALRPAAPPAGAGGPASLLRAAVAAHPSPAAYERPCANHLALSLRRLRAALASLEAGDVPAALHLASASLQCQYDCSHLLSLPAFRSHPLTSRFLNSLAPRSLTAAPKHFSAAASAPAFPARIRPDATVCKPNPGAKPCTYSTVQAAVDAAPNYTAGHFVIAVAAGTYKENVIIPYEKTNILLLGEGVGATVITASRSVGIDGLGTFDTATVSVIGDGFRARDVTFENNAGAGAHQAVAFRSDSDRSVLENVEFRGHQDTLYARTMRQLYHRCHIIGTVDFIFGNAAVVFEECVIKTVPRAEGARKSARNVVAANGRIDPGQTTGFVFSNCTVDGNKEFVELFQTKPQSYRLYLGRPWKEYARTLYVRCYLGKVIRPEGWLPWRGDFAVRTLYYGEFDSRGPGANRTARVEWSNQTPEKHAKLYSVENFIQGHQWIAY; from the coding sequence ATGCCGCGCGGCCACGGGGGGCACCACCACGCGatccaccgccgcggccgcctccttctcccgctcgccgcggcggcggccgcgctcctgctcctcgcgctgctcgccctccgcccggccgcgccgcccgccggcgccgggggccCCGCCTCGCTCCTGCGCGCGGCCGTCGCGGCGCACCCGTCGCCGGCCGCGTACGAGCGGCCCTGCGCCAACCACCTCGCCCtctccctgcgccgcctccgcgccgcgctggcctcgctcgaggccggcgacgtccccgccgcgctccacctcgcctccgcctcgctccaGTGCCAGTACGACTGCTCCCACCTCCTCTCGCTCCCCGCCTTCCGCTCCCACCCGCTCACCTCCCGGTTCCTCAACTCCCTTGCGCCGCGAAGCCTAACCGCTGCCCCTAAACatttctccgccgccgcctcagctcCCGCATTCCCGGCGAGGATCCGCCCGGACGCCACGGTCTGCAAGCCGAATCCCGGGGCGAAGCCGTGCACCTACTCAACCGTGCAAGCTGCCGTGGACGCGGCGCCGAACTACACCGCTGGCCACTTCGTCATCGCCGTCGCAGCAGGTACATACAAGGAAAATGTCATAATTCCATACGAGAAGACCAACATTTTGTTGCTGGGGGAGGGCGTTGGGGCTACTGTGATCACCGCATCACGGAGCGTGGGGATTGATGGGCTTGGAACATTTGACACTGCGACAGTCTCCGTGATTGGTGATGGCTTCCGCGCAAGGGATGTAACATTTGAGAACAATGCCGGTGCGGGAGCTCATCAGGCTGTGGCGTTCCGGTCAGACAGTGACCGGTCAGTGCTAGAGAATGTAGAGTTCCGTGGGCACCAGGATACGCTGTATGCTCGCACGATGCGGCAGCTGTATCACCGGTGCCATATCATTGGGACAGTGGACTTTATTTTTGGGAATGCTGCAGTTGTATTTGAGGAATGCGTGATTAAGACTGTGCCGCGGGCAGAGGGAGCTCGGAAGAGTGCACGGAATGTGGTGGCGGCGAATGGGAGGATTGATCCCGGGCAGACGACAGGGTTTGTGTTTAGTAATTGTACTGTGGATGGGAATAAAGAGTTTGTGGAATTGTTCCAGACAAAGCCACAGTCATACAGACTGTATTTGGGGCGTCCATGGAAGGAGTATGCCAGGACACTGTATGTCAGGTGTTATCTGGGGAAGGTTATCAGGCCAGAGGGATGGCTTCCTTGGCGAGGGGATTTTGCGGTCAGGACACTGTATTACGGAGAGTTTGATAGTCGAGGCCCTGGTGCAAACCGCACGGCAAGGGTTGAGTGGAGCAATCAGACACCAGAAAAGCATGCCAAACTCTATTCAGTGGAGAACTTTATTCAAGGCCATCAGTGGATTGCATACTAA